One genomic segment of Syngnathus typhle isolate RoL2023-S1 ecotype Sweden linkage group LG8, RoL_Styp_1.0, whole genome shotgun sequence includes these proteins:
- the chchd1 gene encoding coiled-coil-helix-coiled-coil-helix domain-containing protein 1, with amino-acid sequence MASQGGILFQEKVSRLLCKQNKRPVLKPNKALVLRDSVTSRKAKKGEATCITELSVMMACWKQNNFVDSLCSKEMADFYSCVEKAQVSMKNGAGETSIQGGRLTPKQTNTLLKRYPTLRFEI; translated from the exons ATGGCGTCCCAGGGCGGAATCCTATTTCAGGAAAAGGTCAGCAGGTTGCTCTGCAAACAGAATAAAAGACCTGTACTGAAACCCAACAAAGCTCTTGTCCTGAGAGATTCCGTGACCAGCCGCAAAGCCAAGAAAGGAG AGGCCACCTGTATCACAGAGTTGTCAGTCATGATGGCCTGTtggaaacagaacaactttgtgGACAGCCTGTGCTCCAAAGAAATGGCCGATTTCTACTCGTGTGTCGAAAAAGCTCAG GTTTCAATGAAAAATGGCGCAGGAGAAACAAGCATTCAAGGAGGACGTCTGACACCAAAACAAACCAACACCCTGTTGAAAAGATATCCCACGCTACGATTTGAAATCTAG
- the polr1c gene encoding DNA-directed RNA polymerases I and III subunit RPAC1 isoform X2 translates to MVDVSRNVEEVRNRILLGEFCVRNVHTSDFPGNYPGYDDTWDMQAFQKRFRIDVAEVSENLMEFDMVPTMAIEKVFIYSNTSIVQDEVLAQRLGLIPIKADPFLFEYRSTEKEYAEEEVSEIDTIQLSLKIKCTRNAKAGKDISDPREQYSNNKVYSRDVKWVPIGNQADVFADSNIGPVYDDILIALLRPGQELDIVMHCVKGIGKDHAKFSPVATASYRLLPEITLLDTVRGEKAERLKRCFSKGVIQLEDDEGGKIAKVVNSRLDTCSREVLRHDDLKNVVKLGRVRDHFIFSVESTGILPPNILVTEGIKVLMAKCQRFLNALDSTDAE, encoded by the exons ATGGTGGACGTTAGTAGAAATGTGGAGGAAGTCCGTAATCGGATTCTTTTAGGAGAATTTTGCGTGAGAAAT GTTCACACAAGTGATTTCCCTGGAAACTACCCTGGCTATGACGACACTTGGGATATGCAGGCTTTCCAAAAG CGCTTCAGAATTGATGTGGCGGAGGTCAGCGAGAACTTGATGGAGTTTGACATG GTGCCCACCATGGCTATTGAAAAGGTTTTCATCTATAGCAACACATCTATTGTCCAAGATGAAGTGCTGGCACAGAGATTAGGCCTCATCCCTATCAAAGCGGACCCCTTTCTCTTTGAGTACAGAAGTACTG AGAAGGAGTATGCAGAAGAGGAAGTTTCGGAAATAGACACAATTCAGCTATCCCTCAAGATTAAATGCACCAGGAACGCTAAAGCGGGCAAAGACATCTCGGATCCGCGAGAACAATATTCAAACAACAAAG TCTATTCCAGAGATGTTAAATGGGTCCCAATCGGTAACCAAGCAGATGTGTTTGCTGACTCCAATATTGGACCAGTATACGATGATATCCTGATAGCGCTGCTCCGGCCAGGACAGGAACTGGACATTGTCATGCACTGTGTCAAAGGAATTG GGAAGGATCATGCCAAGTTCTCTCCCGTGGCCACAGCGAGTTACCGCCTCCTGCCGGAGATCACCCTCCTCGATACAGTGCGGGGAGAGAAGGCAGAACGTCTAAAACGTTGCTTTTCCAAAGGCGTTATACAACTGGAAGATGATGAAG gGGGCAAGATTGCTAAAGTAGTCAACAGTCGCTTGGATACATGCAGCAGAGAAGTTCTCCGTCACGATGACTTAAAGAATGTGGTGAAACTCGGACGAGTGCGAGACCATTTCATCT TTTCGGTGGAGTCTACTGGAATTCTGCCCCCGAATATCCTCGTCACAGAAGGCATCAAAGTCCTCATGGCCAAGTGTCAGAGATTCCTCAATGCACTGGACTCGACCGACGCAGAGTGA
- the polr1c gene encoding DNA-directed RNA polymerases I and III subunit RPAC1 isoform X1 yields MVDVSRNVEEVRNRILLGEFCVRNVHTSDFPGNYPGYDDTWDMQAFQKRFRIDVAEVSENLMEFDMVGIDAAIANAFRRILLAEVPTMAIEKVFIYSNTSIVQDEVLAQRLGLIPIKADPFLFEYRSTEKEYAEEEVSEIDTIQLSLKIKCTRNAKAGKDISDPREQYSNNKVYSRDVKWVPIGNQADVFADSNIGPVYDDILIALLRPGQELDIVMHCVKGIGKDHAKFSPVATASYRLLPEITLLDTVRGEKAERLKRCFSKGVIQLEDDEGGKIAKVVNSRLDTCSREVLRHDDLKNVVKLGRVRDHFIFSVESTGILPPNILVTEGIKVLMAKCQRFLNALDSTDAE; encoded by the exons ATGGTGGACGTTAGTAGAAATGTGGAGGAAGTCCGTAATCGGATTCTTTTAGGAGAATTTTGCGTGAGAAAT GTTCACACAAGTGATTTCCCTGGAAACTACCCTGGCTATGACGACACTTGGGATATGCAGGCTTTCCAAAAG CGCTTCAGAATTGATGTGGCGGAGGTCAGCGAGAACTTGATGGAGTTTGACATGGTGGGGATCGATGCAGCTATTGCCAATGCCTTCAGAAGGATCTTACTAGCAGAG GTGCCCACCATGGCTATTGAAAAGGTTTTCATCTATAGCAACACATCTATTGTCCAAGATGAAGTGCTGGCACAGAGATTAGGCCTCATCCCTATCAAAGCGGACCCCTTTCTCTTTGAGTACAGAAGTACTG AGAAGGAGTATGCAGAAGAGGAAGTTTCGGAAATAGACACAATTCAGCTATCCCTCAAGATTAAATGCACCAGGAACGCTAAAGCGGGCAAAGACATCTCGGATCCGCGAGAACAATATTCAAACAACAAAG TCTATTCCAGAGATGTTAAATGGGTCCCAATCGGTAACCAAGCAGATGTGTTTGCTGACTCCAATATTGGACCAGTATACGATGATATCCTGATAGCGCTGCTCCGGCCAGGACAGGAACTGGACATTGTCATGCACTGTGTCAAAGGAATTG GGAAGGATCATGCCAAGTTCTCTCCCGTGGCCACAGCGAGTTACCGCCTCCTGCCGGAGATCACCCTCCTCGATACAGTGCGGGGAGAGAAGGCAGAACGTCTAAAACGTTGCTTTTCCAAAGGCGTTATACAACTGGAAGATGATGAAG gGGGCAAGATTGCTAAAGTAGTCAACAGTCGCTTGGATACATGCAGCAGAGAAGTTCTCCGTCACGATGACTTAAAGAATGTGGTGAAACTCGGACGAGTGCGAGACCATTTCATCT TTTCGGTGGAGTCTACTGGAATTCTGCCCCCGAATATCCTCGTCACAGAAGGCATCAAAGTCCTCATGGCCAAGTGTCAGAGATTCCTCAATGCACTGGACTCGACCGACGCAGAGTGA
- the fbxo28 gene encoding F-box only protein 28 has protein sequence MATNVERIDSRVSSLPSDIAVLKQQALDPTHQNNPLLGLPIVAIEAILNFLSYDEISMLRSVCKRMDMICQRVLNQGFLKVERYHSMCQRQVKAQLPRRESERRNHSLARHADILAAVETRLSLLNMTFMKYVDSNLCCFIPGKVIDEIYRVLRYVNSTRAPQRAHEVLQELRDISSMAMEYFDEKIVPILKKKLPGADLSGRLIGSAPVAGSSSSLSTMSLLAKNAPSRSELTKVQQQVKVNGASVTVLRREMQEIRVKQLEQQKQLQDQEQKLQEQTQVIGEQNARLAELEHKLRELVDSNAALGGAKARASASSTSNAAAAAGGACARPAVGSAGDGARASSTTGELACDGEPPLKRTRKSCELLRKSKRLCRKK, from the exons ATGGCTACCAACGTGGAGCGAATCGATAGTCGCGTTAGTTCATTACCTTCAGATATTGCGGTACTCAAACAACAAGCACTGGATCCGACCCATCAGAACAACCCGCTTTTAGGGCTCCCGATTGTGGCCATCGAGGCTATCCTCAATTTTTTATCTTACGATGAAATCAGTATGCTGCGCTCG GTTTGTAAGCGAATGGATATGATCTGCCAGCGGGTTCTTAATCAGGGCTTCCTTAAAGTGGAGCGTTATCACAGCATGTGTCAGAGGCAAGTCAAAGCTCAACTACCCAG acgaGAGTCTGAACGGAGAAACCATTCACTGGCTCGACACGCTGACATACTCGCTGCAGTGGAGACGCGTCTTTCTCTCCTTAACATGACCTTCATGAAATATGTTGACTCCAATCTCTGCTGCTTCATCCCCGGAAAG gtCATCGATGAGATCTACCGCGTGCTTCGATACGTGAACTCGACCCGAGCTCCGCAGCGAGCTCATGAGGTTCTTCAAGAATTGAGGGACATCTCCTCCATGGCAATGGAGTATTTTGATGAGAAGATTGTTCCCATTCTGAAGAAGAAGTTGCCCGGAGCCGACTTGTCTGGGCGGCTAATCGGTTCCGCTCCTG TGGCAGGGTCCTCAAGTTCTCTAAGCACCATGTCTTTGTTGGCCAAGAACGCGCCGTCGCGCTCCGAGTTGACCAAGGTGCAGCAGCAGGTGAAAGTCAACGGCGCATCGGTGACCGTTTTGCGGAGGGAGATGCAAGAAATTCGTGTCAAGCAACTAGAACAGCAGAAACAGCTGCAGGACCAAGAGCAGAAGCTGCAGGAACAGACGCAGGTCATTGGCGAACAGAACGCCCGCCTGGCCGAACTGGAACACAAACTGCGTGAACTGGTGGACAGTAATGCTGCTTTGGGAGGAGCCAAGGCCAGAGCGTCTGCATCTTCCACATCCaatgctgctgccgccgccggcgGCGCTTGCGCTCGTCCCGCCGTGGGCTCGGCGGGCGACGGGGCCCGAGCCTCCTCGACCACCGGAGAACTGGCTTGCGACGGAGAGCCGCCACTGAAACGCACCAGAAAAAGCTGCGAGCTTTTAAGAAAATCCAAACGTTTGTGTCGTAAGAAATGA
- the zic2b gene encoding zinc finger protein ZIC 2b, with product MKRVAVVTRHNGLVAPLGNNNSGATSIISLAQRRAVHIVAPSSDRCSSEGKERLLNTTNRSAAVKSELVCKWTGRISSRQRFERTAPFVCNQTFSSMHDLVDHVTAEHVASGLDTLSHVCMWSECVREGKAFKAKYKLINHIRVHTGEKPFLCAFPNCGKMFARSENLKIHTRTHTGEKPFQCEFCERRFANSSDRKKHSQVHSSSKPYDCKALGCTKSYTHPSSLRKHMKVHIKSSPTSEPFDLYDSIRQQAPPQPFLEPLDLKMNHLSPNNKKARFDFDNTTGNKVSHRLQASSSQLAMPLDLSLSGLKSDLAVQQQTHRSPARSHLPVNPAIPKFPNMKEWYVCTRTTASSFTLPHPEDIKSEPSDEEDYVT from the exons ATGAAGCGGGTAGCTGTGGTTACCAGGCACAATGGCCTGGTAGCTCCGCTTGGTAACAACAACTCTGGAGCTACAAGCATCATTTCGCTAGCCCAAAGGAGAGCCGTTCATATCGTCGCCCCTTCGAGCGACCGATGTAGCAGTGAAGGCAAGGAGCGTTTGTTAAATACGACGAACAGGAGCGCCGCCGTCAAATCGGAGCTGGTTTGCAAGTGGACGGGCCGAATTTCCTCCAGACAGAGGTTTGAGCGGACGGCTCCGTTTGTCTGCAACCAAACTTTTAGCTCCATGCACGACCTGGTAGACCACGTCACCGCCGAGCACGTCGCATCAGGGCTCGACACCCTCAGTCACGTCTGCATGTGGAGCGAATGTGTACGCGAGGGCAAGGCGTTTAAAGCCAAATATAAACTTATCAACCATATCCGTGTGCACACCGGGGAGAAGCCCTTCTTGTGTGCCTTCCCCAACTGCGGCAAGATGTTTGCACGATCCGAGAACCTCAAGATCCACACTCGCACGCACACTG GTGAGAAACCATTCCAGTGCGAGTTTTGCGAACGACGCTTTGCCAACAGCAGTGACCGCAAGAAGCACTCCCAAGTTCACAGTTCTTCAAAACCCTACGACTGTAAAGCTTTGGGCTGCACCAAGTCCTATACGCATCCGAGCTCTTTGCGCAAGCACATGAAAGTCCACATCAAATCGTCACCTACCTCTGAACCCTTTGACCTGTACGACTCCATCCGTCAACAGGCGCCGCCTCAGCCTTTCCTTGAACCGCTTGACCTTAAAATGAACCATCTGTCACCAAACAATAAAAAGGCacgttttgactttgataacacCACAGGCAACAAAGTAAGCCACAGGCTACAGGCAAGTTCATCTCAATTGGCAATGCCGTTGGACTTATCTCTTTCGGGACTGAAGAGTGACCTTGCCGTGCAGCAGCAGACTCACAGGAGCCCAGCAAGGAGCCATCTGCCAGTCAACCCAGCCATACCTAAATTTCCAAACATGAAGGAGTGGTACGTGTGTACCAGAACTACAGCATCCAGCTTTACTCTCCCTCACCCAGAGGACATCAAATCGGAACCAAGCGATGAGGAGGATTATGTCACGTAA
- the nvl gene encoding nuclear valosin-containing protein-like, protein MPKRKCTFTVELNQKFPCFRQGRDPQEAECLICKTGTFVSVANKGANDLQAHINSAKHTKAARAESSSSKVTHFVVVTKSKSGAVTAAQESMKNRGAGSLDVRLRQRLEQYLASCTNGVDLCSAALELQKQYRMEYGRRNKTAFRIQVEKVYQAIKWESGLDEVENAQLTKRTKHVHDESSDDDSGNSEDGLDPPNSSHMNSSLASLYRNADSSEMPDAAGKVSTGGWFIDRGKRSAKNNIFIDLSQDQPSDAGGDQQKEVSTLESSKRSAKRKKSPEENATSLTSSKKGTPLEKSRWTKLQYPTLKFEDVGGNEETLKDVCKLLIHMRHPEIYQHLGMAPPRGFLLHGPPGCGKTLLAQAVAGELDLPLLKVSAPELVSGVSGESEQKLRELFDLAVSSAPCILFIDEIDAITPKREMASKDMERRIVAQLLTCMDDLNSMSFATQVLVIGATNRPDSLDPALRRAGRFDREICLGIPDQQSRLRILKTLCRKLKIPEGFDFGKLARLTPGYVGADLTALCHEAAMNAVNRVLLAVERPEEIKSEVPDHDRPPATEAATNDSGEQKRPAWPPKNAAAADDEHLPEELRHLLRLLKNANTLAENELSGLSMIMSDFEAALSHVQPSAKREGFATVPDVTWDDVGALHEIREELTMAILAPVRSPEQFRALGLSAPSGLLLAGPPGCGKTLLAKAVANESGLNFISVKGPELLNMYVGESERAVRQVFQRGRNSAPCVIFFDEIDALCPRRSGHESGASVRVVNQLLTEMDGLESRRQVFIMAATNRPDIIDPAILRPGRLDKTLYVGLPPPADRHAILLTITKNGTKPQLDQDVSLEEIAYDERCDCFTGADLTALVREASVNALKAYLKSQPIQSSGHTFSFEPVADIRVSKKNVEDALRKVKPSVSKKDQMMYEQLKIALRG, encoded by the exons ATGCCGAAACGAAAATGCACCTTCACGGTGGAGTTGAATCAAAAATTCCCGTGCTTTCGCCAGGGTCGTGATCCTCAGGAAGCAGAGTGCTTGATATGTAAGACAGGCACTTTTGTGTCTGTGGCAAATAAAGGTGCCAACGACCTGCAGGCACACATCaattcagccaagcacacaaaaGCAGCGAGGGCCGAGAGCTCATCATCCAAAGTGACACATTTCGTCGTTGTGACCAAGTCCAAAAGTGGAGCCGTCACTGCAGCACAAG AGAGCATGAAGAACCGAGGTGCTGGAAGCCTGGATGTTCGGCTCAGACAGCGATTGGAACAG TATTTGGCTTCCTGCACTAATGGTGTGGATCTGTGCTCCGCTGCACTAGAACTTCAAAAACAATACAG AATGGAGTATGGTCGAAGAAACAAGACGGCATTCAGAATTCAAGTTGAGAAAG TGTACCAAGCAATCAAATGGGAGTCTGGGCTGGATGAAGTGGAAAATGCCCAGCTGACAAAGCGAACTAAGCACGTCCACGATGAATCCAG CGACGACGACAGCGGCAATTCAGAAGATGGACTGGATCCTCCT AACAGCAGTCACATGAACAGCTCCCTTGCGTCTCTATACCGGAACGCCGATTCGAGCGAGATGCCTGATGCCGCCGGTAAAGTGTCCACAGGCGGCTGGTTCATTGATCGAGGCAAAAGGTCTGCAAAGAACAACATCTTCATCGACCTGAGCCAAGATCAGCCGAGTGACGCA gggggggatcaaCAGAAAGAAGTTTCAACATTGGAGTCCTCCAAAAGGTCagcaaaaaggaaaaagagccCTGAAGAAAATGCAACGAGCCTGACTTCCAGCAAGAAAG GAACGCCCTTGGAAAAATCCAGATGGACAAAGTTGCAGTATCCCACTCTTAAGTTTGAAGATGTTGGTGGTAATGAAGAGACATTGAAG GACGTGTGTAAACTGCTCATCCACATGCGGCACCCCGAGATATACCAGCACCTGGGAATGGCTCCTCCGAGgggctttctcctccatggacCTCCCGGCTGTGGCAAGACTCTGCTGGCACAAGCTGTGGCAGGG GAACTGGACCTGCCCTTGCtcaaagtgtccgctccggaACTAGTGTCTGGAGTATCAGGAGAGTCGGAGCAGAAGCTCAGGGAGCTCTTTGACCTCGCTGTG AGCTCAGCTCCGTGTATCCTGTTTATTGATGAGATCGATGCTATAACACCAAAGAGAGAAATGGCCTCCAAAGACATGGAAAGAAGGATTGTAGCCCAGCTCCTCACCTGCATGGATG ACTTGAACAGCATGTCATTTGCAACGCAAGTGCTGGTCATCGGCGCTACCAATAGGCCCGACTCCCTGGACCCTGCACTGCGTCGGGCCGGACGCTTTGACAGAGAGATATGCCTCGGTATCCCGGACCAACAATCTCGACTCAG GATTTTGAAGACTTTGTGTCGGAAGCTGAAGATTCCAGAAGGTTTTGACTTTGGCAAGCTGGCTCGCCTCACCCCGGGATACGTGGGTGCGGATCTCACGGCGCTTTGCCACGAAGCGGCCATGAATGCGGTCAACAGGGTTCTCTTGGCGGTCGAAAGGCCAGAGGAAATCAAAAGCGAGGTCCCGGACCACGATCGGCCGCCTGCTACGGAAGCGGCGACAAACGACAGCGGCGAGCAAAAGCGTCCGGCGTGGCCTCCTAAGAACGCAGCAGCGGCTGACGACGAGCATCTGCCG GAGGAGCTGCGGCACCTGCTGCGACTGCTCAAGAACGCCAACACCCTAGCAGAGAACGAGCTGAGCGGCCTCTCGATGATCATGTCCGACTTTGAGGCGGCTCTTTCCCACGTGCAGCCTTCGGCCAAGAGGGAGGGCTTTGCCACCGTGCCTGATGTCACCTGGGACGATGTGGGAGCGCTTCATGAAATAAGAGAAGAGCTTACAATGGCCATCTTG GCTCCAGTGCGCTCCCCTGAGCAGTTCAGGGCTCTCGGGCTGAGTGCGCCATCAGGACTGCTGCTGGCTGGTCCCCCGGGCTGTGGAAAAACCCTTCTCGCTAAG GCGGTGGCCAACGAGTCGGGTCTCAACTTCATCTCTGTCAAAGGTCCGGAGCTTCTCAACATG taTGTTGGTGAAAGTGAGCGAGCGGTGAGACAAGTCTTTCAAAGAGGCCGGAATTCTGCTCCTTGCGTCATCTTTTTTGATGAAATTGATGCTTTATGTCCTCGACGTTCAGGCCACGAG TCAGGAGCCAGCGTTCGCGTGGTGAACCAGTTGCTAACAGAAATGGATGGCTTGGAAAGTCGGCGACAAGTCTTTATTATGGCTGCGACCAACAGACCAG ATATCATTGATCCTGCCATACTGAGACCGGGTCGTCTAGATAAAACATTGTATGTAGGTTTGCCACCCCCAGCTGACCGACATGCAATTCTGCTTACCATTACAAAG AATGGAACCAAACCTCAGCTGGACCAAGATGTTAGTCTGGAAGAGATTGCTTATGATGAACGCTGTGACTGCTTCAC AGGTGCTGACCTGACTGCATTAGTGAGGGAAGCATCAGTTAATGCTCTGAAGGCCTACCTGAAGTCCCAGCCTATTCAATCGTCTG GCCATACATTCTCCTTTGAACCTGTTGCTGATATCAGAGTGAGCAAAAAGAATGTGGAAGATGCCTTAAGAAAGGTTAAACCATCAGTGTCAAAAAAG GACCAGATGATGTATGAGCAGCTGAAAATTGCCCTGAGAGGATAA
- the cdt1 gene encoding DNA replication factor Cdt1: MSQALVTDFFSGRKKRTADSLKPRRAAAAAAAAAGGGRGSSKSSAVKTRAVASSSLNEDLLSKSSPSQVRDDLLPIVDAVASLPKGASDLFKKPKDTARIPKRTSPNAELGTDAVLGSTEHSAAKKRQMEVCSLDTMKVQGKTTKLSRKKRIPAHPNEQAHCGETITSHNPLLGRLKKQADDPGTTCVSPSSVSSSVAVSRAAVTRAKELAAKAKKAKEKDSEDEKLQKELQFEERVHQPAYQKYHNLAQDTPPGLSLPYHFKVLAEMFRNTDTVVAMLFNRLETATLAKIKKGVQDMMHRRFEEHHIGQMKTVFPEAYAFRQEKNIPTYNNCIKKSSYQLTVEPVLFCGQKEGRPALTASDLLERRRIFHHKLLSIVKQHHKLFLSSLKPPLCVPEDKLTRWHPNFNVDTVPAVQASLLPQPPHVDKLATAQEVLDKAQSLITPKMEKALVSLVQKAGDKKETSPQNVTREQASTSLCIPNVLNGVSQSLLNRIRAKEAQKLQAAMTRSPSQEERLSMMSRLGELARILRNVFVSEKKQALNMEVLCKRMVTSSRSAFTSGEMEKHIRLLAELNPQWLSIHPVRKDLYIKLNKHLDLSVILDKLTCNLGQEEKF; the protein is encoded by the exons ATGTCGCAGGCTCTGGTAACAGATTTCTTCTCTGGTCGTAAGAAAAGGACGGCCGATTCGCTCAAACCGAggcgtgctgctgctgctgctgctgctgctgctggtggtggtcgTGGCTCGTCCAAAAGCAGCGCGGTCAAAACAAGAGCAGTCGCCTCTTCCTCTTTAAACGAAGACCTTCTCTCAAAGTCGTCCCCAAGTCAAGTCCGTGATGACCTTCTTCCAATCGTCGACGCGGTAGCAAGTTTACCGAAAGGAGCGTCTGATCTTTTCAAGAAGCCCAAAGATACAGCTCGGATTCCAAAGCGAACCTCTCCAAATGCAGAACTTGGGACGGACGCAGTGTTGGGCTCCACGGAACACAGCGCAGCAAAGAAGCGTCAAATGGAAGTTTGTTCTCTCGACACAATGAAGGTTCAAGGAAAAACGACCAAATTGAGCAGGAAAAAACGTATCCCCGCTCATCCCAACGAACAG GCTCATTGCGGAGAAACGATTACGTCCCATAATCCGCTCCTTGGGAGGCTCAAAAAACAAGCCGATGACCCCGGCACGACTTGTGTTTCGCCATCATCCGTTTCATCCTCCGTTGCTGTGTCAAGGGCAGCTGTGACGCGAGCCAAAGAGCTTGCAGCTAAAGCTAAGAAGGCCAAGGAGAAAGACTCAGAGGATGAAAAGTTACAGAAAGAGCTGCAATTTGAGGAGAG GGTTCACCAGCCAGCATACCAGAAGTATCACAACCTAGCCCAGGACACTCCCCCGGGGCTCTCCCTGCCCTACCACTTCAAGGTGCTGGCCGAGATGTTTAGGAACACTGACACGGTGGTCGCCATGCTTTTCAACCGTTTGGAGACTGCCACTTTGGCCAAGATCAAAAAGGGAGTCCAGGACATGATGCACAG ACGCTTTGAAGAACACCACATTGGCCAAATGAAGACGGTCTTCCCTGAGGCCTACGCCTTCAGGCAGGAAAAGAACATCCCGACATACAACAACTGTATCAAGAAAAGCAGCTACCAGCTGACTGTGGAACCTGTACTTTTCTGTG GCCAAAAGGAAGGTCGACCCGCATTGACGGCCTCTGATCTTTTGGAGAGACGACGCATCTTCCATCACAAGCTGCTTTCCATTGTCAAACAGCACCACAAG CTTTTCCTCTCCTCGTTAAAACCTCCACTTTGCGTGCCAGAAGACAAATTGACGCGCTGGCACCCCAACTTTAACGTGGACACGGTCCCAGCTGTGCAAGCAAGCTTACTGCCGCAACCTCCTCACGTGGACAAACTGGCAACTGCACAGGAGGTTTTGGACAAGGCTCAATCTCTCATCACACCCAAG ATGGAGAAAGCACTGGTTTCTCTGGTTCAGAAGGCAGGAGATAAAAAAGAGACGTCGCCACAAAATGTGACCCGCGAGCAAGCGTCAACTTCACTGTGTATTCCGAATGTCTTGAATGGAGTGTCGCAGTCCTTGTTAAACAGA aTTAGGGCAAAGGAAGCCCAGAAGCTGCAGGCAGCCATGACTCGAAGTCCATCTCAGGAAGAACGTCTCTCCATGATGTCCCGGCTCGGGGAGCTAGCTCGGATTCTTCGGAATGTTTTTGtgtctgaaaaaaaacaagccttAAATATGGAAGTCCTTTGTAAGCGGATGGTCACCAGCTCCAGATCAGCTTTCACTTCAG GTGAAATGGAGAAACACATCCGATTGCTGGCGGAGCTCAACCCCCAGTGGCTCTCCATACATCCAGTCAGGAAGGACTTGTACATTAAATTGAACAAGCACTTGGACCTGAGTGTAATTCTGGACAAATTGACTTGTAACCTTGGCCAAGAGGAGAAATTCTAA
- the aprt gene encoding adenine phosphoribosyltransferase — MEGRSESQIQLLRRHIHAFPDFPKKGILFRDIGPILKEPTALTAVIDLFEEHVKNEKWEVDLIVGLDARGFLFGPLLAQRLGVGFVMVRKKGKLPGAIVSVAYDLEYGKAEAEIQEGAVTPGQKVLLVDDLLATGGTLFAACELLKKRHAKIQGCMVVIELTELKGIDRLNPHSVFSLVQY; from the exons ATGGAAGGACGCTCAGAATCCCAAATTCAACTGCTTCGTCGGCATATCCATGCCTTTCCAGACTTTCCTAAGAAGGGCATCTTGTTCAG AGATATCGGTCCCATCCTGAAGGAGCCAACTGCCTTAACAGCAGTTATTGACCTCTTTGAAGAGCATGTAAAAAACGAAAAGTGGGAGGTGGATCTGATTGTAG GTTTGGATGCACGTGGGTTCCTCTTTGGGCCACTTCTTGCCCAGCGGCTGGGAGTTGGCTTTGTCATGGTCAGGAAGAAAGGAAAACTCCCAGGAGCCATCGTGTCTGTGGCCTACGATTTGGAGTATGGGAAG GCAGAAGCAGAGATCCAAGAGGGTGCAGTCACACCAGGCCAGAAAGTACTGCTTGTTGATGACCTTCTAGCAACTGGAG GTACTCTGTTTGCAGCTTGTGAACTCCTGAAGAAACGACACGCCAAAATTCAAGGCTGCATGGTGGTGATTGAGCTGACAGAACTGAAAGGCATTGACAGACTGAACCCGCACAGCGTATTCTCTTTGGTTCAGTACTGa